A single Mustela lutreola isolate mMusLut2 chromosome X, mMusLut2.pri, whole genome shotgun sequence DNA region contains:
- the RTL4 gene encoding retrotransposon Gag-like protein 4 → MEKYTESPPTLQVEHSSLQTENLILQPQIQRLNEEGSDLRGQVMPTLATVMMSVPRSLEHLSQFHHDPANLSIFLAQLTTLKFPSPADDIQVKFFFDYLSQQMESCGVIFGPDQSSQQKQYENFVFAFQQSLGVPTKQEIDTLNKEDNSSQKDASTFEHLAQNMSYNETSQSDHFQEGIADSIQDDLSGTDMMDNLPDLITQCIKLDKKRSDRPELLQSETQLPVLDCMIHHQAFSIPTDLPPKEEPIQLRGSQPPLTPAKRARQQEAQLCLYCSQAGHFTRDCLAKRSRAPARINNPTHQ, encoded by the coding sequence ATGGAGAAGTACACAGAATCACCACCTACCTTGCAAGTAGAGCATTCCTCCCTTCAGACTGAGAATCTGATTCTACAGCCACAAATACAGCGTCTAAATGAAGAGGGCTCTGATCTGAGGGGCCAAGTCATGCCTACCCTGGCTACCGTGATGATGTCTGTACCCCGCTCACTTGAACATCTCTCTCAGTTTCACCATGACCCTGCCAACCTCTCAATATTTCTTGCACAGTTGACAACTCTCAAGTTCCCCAGTCCTGCAGATGATATCCAAGTCAAGTTCTTTTTTGACTACCTATCTCAGCAGATGGAAAGTTGTGGAGTCATATTTGGGCCTGACCAGAGCTCTCAGCAGAAACAATATGAGAACTTTGTTTTTGCATTCCAGCAATCACTTGGTGTGCCTACAAAACAGGAAATAGACACTCTGAACAAGGAGGACAACTCCTCTCAGAAAGATGCTTCTACTTTCGAGCACCTTGCTCAAAATATGAGCTATAATGAAACCAGTCAGAGTGATCACTTCCAAGAAGGAATAGCTGACTCCATCCAGGACGATTTGAGTGGCACAGATATGATGGATAACCTTCCAGACCTGATCACTCAGTGTATTAAGTTGGACAAGAAACGTAGTGACAGGCCAGAGCTTCTTCAGTCAGAGACACAGCTCCCAGTGTTGGATTGCATGATCCACCATCAAGCCTTTTCCATCCCCACAGATCTGCCACCCAAGGAAGAACCTATACAGTTGCGTGGAAGCCAGCCACCACTCACTCCGGCCAAAAGAGCCCGCCAGCAAGAAGCTCAGTTGTGCCTCTACTGCAGCCAGGCTGGTCACTTCACAAGAGATTGCCTTGCCAAACGTTCTCGAGCCCCAGCAAGGATAAACAACCCAACTCACCAGTAA